One window of the Chryseobacterium sp. CY350 genome contains the following:
- a CDS encoding NAD(P)/FAD-dependent oxidoreductase, with translation MAKHIIIVGGGFAGVHIIKSLKNDPGFKITLVDKNNYHFFPPLIYQVATSFIQATNISYPFRKMIDNFDNVHFHMGSLVKVNPESKTIETDTGNLSYDYLILSMGTETNFFGMENVQKCSLPMKSIEEALYLRNHMLLTLEEAARNKDVRIAQRLQNIVIAGGGPTGVELAGMIAEMGKYIAEKEYPEMKLSLSSIYLIDALPSLLSPMSKMAQKTAYDKLKNLGVKIILNVSVKDYKDKKVMLSDGNFIETETLIWTSGVIGREVPGLPAESIVKGRRIAVDAFNKVNHTNDIFALGDICLQLTDENFPKGHPQLAQVAIQQAKNLGKNFKKMEKGETLTPFSYNNKGSMAIISKFNAVVDLPKFSFNGFIAWLTWLFIHVIPLVSFRSKIRLALDWFRLFITNNPSIRMILYPKRNTDN, from the coding sequence ATGGCAAAGCATATTATCATCGTTGGCGGCGGATTTGCCGGTGTGCATATTATTAAATCACTGAAAAACGATCCTGGTTTTAAAATCACTTTAGTCGACAAAAACAACTACCATTTTTTTCCCCCTCTCATTTATCAGGTTGCAACATCTTTTATCCAGGCGACCAATATCAGTTACCCTTTCAGAAAGATGATTGACAATTTTGATAATGTACACTTTCATATGGGTAGTCTTGTAAAAGTAAATCCTGAAAGTAAAACTATTGAAACAGATACCGGAAATCTTTCATATGATTATCTGATTTTATCTATGGGAACAGAAACAAATTTTTTCGGAATGGAAAATGTACAAAAATGCAGCCTTCCGATGAAAAGCATAGAAGAAGCATTATATCTTCGAAACCATATGCTTCTGACCCTTGAGGAAGCTGCCAGAAACAAAGATGTTCGGATTGCTCAACGTCTACAAAATATCGTCATTGCCGGCGGCGGACCCACAGGTGTAGAATTAGCAGGAATGATTGCTGAGATGGGAAAATATATTGCTGAAAAAGAATACCCGGAAATGAAATTGAGCCTATCAAGTATTTATCTTATTGACGCTCTTCCTTCCCTTCTTTCGCCGATGAGCAAAATGGCGCAGAAAACTGCGTACGATAAACTAAAAAACCTCGGAGTGAAGATTATCCTCAACGTCTCTGTAAAAGATTATAAAGACAAAAAAGTAATGCTCTCTGACGGAAATTTTATCGAGACAGAGACTTTAATCTGGACGTCGGGTGTAATCGGCAGAGAAGTTCCCGGTCTACCCGCAGAAAGTATTGTAAAAGGAAGAAGAATCGCTGTTGATGCATTCAATAAAGTAAATCATACGAACGATATTTTTGCTTTAGGTGACATCTGTCTTCAGCTTACTGATGAAAATTTTCCAAAAGGTCATCCTCAGCTTGCACAGGTTGCCATACAACAGGCAAAAAATTTAGGTAAAAATTTTAAGAAAATGGAAAAAGGAGAAACACTCACTCCATTCTCGTATAATAATAAAGGAAGTATGGCGATTATTTCAAAATTCAATGCGGTTGTAGATCTTCCGAAATTCTCTTTTAACGGATTTATAGCTTGGCTTACCTGGCTTTTTATTCATGTAATACCGTTGGTGAGTTTCAGAAGCAAAATAAGACTGGCGCTAGATTGGTTCAGGTTATTTATCACCAACAATCCTTCAATTCGAATGATCTTGTATCCTAAAAGAAATACAGATAATTAG
- a CDS encoding 1-acyl-sn-glycerol-3-phosphate acyltransferase — MSKFDAIRSFYDHEVNEAVQSIVRHPMMKALMNFTFPDTDEKIWIDQLKVTDSIFDFQKNFISHTIRKILETSSQGLTTSGFEKLDKNTSYLYISNHRDIVLDTSLLNLVLLEKDYIMTSSAIGDNLVEQNFLHILAKLNRNFLVQRGLSLREQLKSSQLMSDYIYDLLKSENRSVWIAQREGRTKDGNDATQQGVLKMLAMASQHHSLAEFFKNLKIVPLSISYEYDPTDVLKMPQILAKQKDEVYIKAKDEDFTTMMSGVLGQKKRIHLHAGDVLDFDLDAISASQDNKNKQLQSIAQLIDESIIRNYRLWPTNYIAYDIINHTDKFSDKYSQQEKLLFERRLEMRIDVDDEVLKNGFLSMYANPVNNQLRYTEKLFN; from the coding sequence ATGTCTAAATTTGATGCGATAAGGTCTTTTTACGACCACGAAGTCAATGAAGCCGTACAAAGTATCGTCCGCCATCCTATGATGAAAGCGCTGATGAATTTTACTTTTCCTGATACCGATGAAAAAATTTGGATAGATCAACTGAAAGTTACGGACTCAATTTTTGATTTTCAGAAAAATTTTATCTCGCATACCATCAGAAAAATTCTGGAAACAAGTTCTCAGGGGTTAACGACATCAGGATTCGAGAAGTTAGATAAAAATACTTCATACCTTTATATTTCAAATCACAGAGATATTGTTTTGGACACTTCTTTGCTCAATTTGGTTCTCCTGGAGAAAGATTACATAATGACATCTTCAGCAATAGGCGATAATCTGGTGGAGCAAAATTTTCTGCATATTCTCGCCAAACTAAACCGAAACTTTCTGGTTCAAAGAGGGTTGTCTTTGCGTGAGCAACTAAAAAGTTCGCAACTGATGTCTGATTATATTTACGACCTTCTAAAATCTGAGAACCGATCTGTTTGGATTGCTCAGCGTGAAGGCCGTACAAAAGACGGAAACGATGCAACACAGCAGGGTGTTTTAAAAATGTTGGCGATGGCGTCACAACACCATTCTTTGGCTGAATTCTTTAAGAATCTAAAGATTGTTCCTCTCTCAATCTCTTATGAATATGATCCCACCGATGTTCTGAAAATGCCACAGATATTGGCAAAACAGAAAGACGAAGTGTACATCAAAGCAAAAGATGAAGATTTTACGACTATGATGAGTGGAGTACTGGGTCAGAAAAAACGAATTCATCTGCATGCAGGCGATGTGCTTGATTTTGACCTAGATGCAATATCTGCTTCGCAAGATAACAAAAACAAACAGCTTCAATCGATCGCTCAACTTATTGATGAATCAATTATCAGAAATTATAGACTTTGGCCAACAAACTATATTGCTTATGATATTATAAATCATACAGATAAGTTCTCGGATAAATATTCTCAGCAGGAAAAACTACTTTTTGAGCGTCGACTGGAAATGCGGATTGATGTTGATGACGAAGTTCTGAAAAATGGCTTTCTGTCGATGTATGCAAATCCTGTTAACAATCAATTGAGGTACACTGAGAAATTATTTAATTGA
- a CDS encoding hybrid sensor histidine kinase/response regulator has protein sequence MILIVDDNQNNIYSLKKLLESKDFQVDTANSGEEALGKALKNNYALIILDVQMPGMDGFEVAETFAGYSKTKEIPIIFLSAVNTDKRFITKGYNSGGMDYVTKPIDPEILMLKVKTFYNLQENNLAMKKTKESLEMEVKGRREAQVSMKSEIEHFHLMLEALPQIAFTLNQDGIVNFVNKKWFEYSESDQQFPDTHPDDLNIEEEFQRCRKNGKALELEIRIKNLDSGDYRYHLLRMSPVYQNEKVKNWVGTFTDIEDQKKVEKEKDEFLSIASHELKTPLTSIKAYMQLLDRKLKLNTENTEAVFVAKALDQIEKLNTLITDLLDVSKIENGKLKINRKPADLEKLIHNTIDTILQTNDNPNVKIERHIANINQLISFDAIRIEQVLINFLTNAIKYSPENNQVIVTTFVDDDEVKVSVTDFGIGIPEFKQEAVFRKFYRVEESSVQFQGMGIGLYICSEIIKQHHGTIGLSSKLEEGSTFYFTLPLN, from the coding sequence ATGATTTTAATTGTCGATGATAACCAAAACAATATATATTCTTTAAAAAAGCTTTTAGAATCGAAAGATTTTCAAGTAGATACAGCCAATTCCGGTGAAGAAGCACTGGGTAAAGCTTTAAAGAATAATTATGCATTAATTATTTTAGATGTTCAGATGCCGGGAATGGATGGCTTTGAGGTTGCCGAGACCTTTGCAGGATACAGCAAGACAAAAGAAATTCCTATCATATTCTTATCTGCCGTCAATACAGACAAAAGATTTATCACAAAAGGATACAATTCCGGTGGGATGGATTATGTGACTAAGCCTATAGATCCTGAAATTTTAATGCTCAAAGTAAAGACATTCTACAATCTTCAGGAGAACAATCTTGCCATGAAGAAGACCAAAGAAAGTCTGGAGATGGAAGTAAAAGGCAGACGTGAAGCGCAGGTTTCTATGAAGTCTGAAATTGAACATTTTCATCTGATGCTAGAGGCATTGCCGCAGATTGCATTTACTTTAAATCAGGATGGTATCGTCAATTTTGTTAATAAAAAATGGTTTGAATATTCTGAATCTGATCAGCAGTTTCCAGATACGCATCCGGACGATCTTAATATTGAAGAGGAATTTCAAAGATGCAGGAAAAACGGAAAAGCACTCGAATTGGAGATCAGAATTAAAAATCTTGATTCCGGAGATTACAGATATCATTTATTGAGAATGTCGCCGGTTTATCAAAACGAAAAGGTAAAAAACTGGGTAGGAACATTTACAGACATTGAAGATCAGAAAAAAGTTGAGAAAGAAAAAGATGAGTTTTTAAGTATTGCAAGTCACGAACTCAAAACGCCTTTAACGAGTATCAAAGCTTATATGCAGTTGCTTGACAGAAAATTAAAGCTCAATACAGAAAATACTGAAGCTGTTTTTGTCGCTAAAGCTTTAGATCAAATAGAAAAGCTTAACACATTGATTACGGATTTATTAGATGTGTCAAAAATTGAAAACGGGAAGCTTAAAATAAACAGAAAACCGGCCGATCTGGAAAAACTTATTCATAATACGATCGATACTATTCTTCAGACCAATGATAATCCTAATGTGAAAATTGAGCGTCATATTGCAAATATTAATCAGCTCATATCATTTGATGCGATTCGTATTGAGCAGGTTCTAATTAATTTTTTAACCAACGCAATCAAATATTCTCCAGAAAACAATCAGGTCATTGTTACAACTTTTGTAGATGATGACGAGGTGAAGGTGAGTGTTACAGACTTTGGAATAGGCATTCCTGAATTTAAGCAGGAAGCAGTTTTCCGTAAATTTTACCGGGTAGAAGAATCGTCGGTGCAGTTTCAGGGAATGGGCATCGGTCTCTACATCTGTTCAGAAATCATCAAACAACATCACGGTACGATAGGTTTATCCAGCAAGCTTGAAGAAGGATCTACTTTTTATTTTACATTACCATTAAATTAA
- a CDS encoding response regulator, which translates to MPKKVIRNLQFGIGFSLLILIASSVASYWSIKNQMQHRESVSKSRKSVTAVKDVLIALLDAETGNRGYQLTGRESFLDPYNASLQEYSKSMERVRSLEITDPSQLARLKNLEENVDANINNLKLFVDNKRKGLEMTQQQIEMSKIYMDKCRSLVQDFVKFEESELAKKNEDLDSSSKTTVLFIIFSSLAAILVTVFFYVKLRNDLLRRERLENALKTKDLEISRRVSVIQQVANRVANGDYTQKLTDDSADDLGDLVESLNHMTDSLKKSFDEINKTDWRQKGLALLNEALVGNKSVKQISNDSLNQLIEYGNCINGAIYLIDDGKLKLNGSFGLENTMKQFFEPGEGMVGQVFVQKKPKVYNDLDENDFAVTFASSKVKVNAILLLPVMSDRQTVGVLELSSAENFDQDKIEYFVEGCRNVAIAIRAAKSREKEQRLLEETQAQSEELQVQHSELENLNTELEAQTQKLQASEEELKVQQEELMQTNTELEERSKLLEEKNQLIAERNIEIQRKAEELALSTQYKSEFLANMSHELRTPLNSILLLSRLMAENPDENLNEDQIESAKVIQSSGSSLLTLIDEILDLAKIESGKMSLEYQNIEIGEVVKDLKNLMNPLVKEKGIEFNINIENDLEKTLETDRLRLDQVLRNLLSNALKFTKEGSVELNIKKDPKNSDFIVFSVKDTGIGIPDDKQKIIFEAFQQADGSTQRKFGGTGLGLSISREIAKLLGGYLDLKSKVGEGSEFSLIIPKNEKLKVITASSNTSSDQNLLDVILEDVEEIKHIIDSDEHNISEIINHLEIPDDVEDDRENISKDDKVILIVEDDTNFAKALLKYARLQNYKGVVVVRGDLALSAAMQYHPNAILLDVQLPVKDGWKVMDELKSNPHTKPIPVHMMSSLHVKQESLMKGAIDFINKPVALEQMTDVFKKIEEALQKSPQKVLIVEENAKHASALSYFLSNFDISLSVEDNVEDSVRAFNTDGVDCVILDIGANRRNAYKIIESIKSYEGLENLPIIIFTERNLSTSEELKIRQYADSIVVKTAHSYQRILDEVGLFLHLVEEKNSSVETIRNKTLGSLTEVLSGKKILITDDDVRNIFSLTKALEKYKVEVVLAMDGVQALEQIKEHPDVDVVLMDMMMPNMDGYETIQEIRKMPKFRRLPIIAVTAKSMIGDRDKCIEAGASDYITKPVDIDQLLSLLRVWLYES; encoded by the coding sequence ATGCCGAAAAAAGTTATAAGAAATCTTCAATTTGGGATTGGATTTTCCTTACTTATTTTAATTGCGAGTTCGGTCGCATCATATTGGAGCATCAAAAATCAGATGCAGCACCGCGAAAGCGTTTCAAAGAGCAGAAAATCTGTAACAGCAGTAAAAGATGTTTTGATTGCACTTTTAGATGCAGAAACAGGAAATCGTGGATATCAACTCACCGGAAGAGAAAGTTTTTTGGATCCGTACAATGCAAGTTTGCAAGAATATTCCAAATCTATGGAACGCGTAAGATCTCTCGAAATAACTGATCCTTCACAGCTTGCACGTCTGAAAAATCTTGAAGAAAATGTTGATGCGAATATCAATAACCTCAAGTTGTTTGTAGATAACAAGCGTAAAGGCTTGGAAATGACGCAGCAACAGATTGAGATGAGTAAAATTTACATGGATAAATGTAGATCTTTGGTTCAGGATTTTGTGAAGTTTGAGGAAAGCGAACTTGCAAAAAAGAATGAAGATCTTGACAGCTCATCAAAAACCACTGTGCTTTTTATTATTTTTTCATCCTTAGCAGCAATTCTCGTTACTGTGTTTTTCTATGTGAAATTGCGAAACGATCTACTGAGAAGAGAAAGGCTGGAAAACGCACTGAAGACTAAAGATCTTGAGATCTCAAGAAGGGTAAGCGTCATTCAGCAGGTTGCAAACCGGGTTGCAAACGGCGATTATACTCAAAAACTTACAGACGATTCTGCAGATGATCTGGGCGATCTTGTAGAATCTCTCAACCATATGACAGATTCTCTTAAGAAATCTTTTGACGAAATTAATAAAACCGACTGGAGACAGAAAGGTCTTGCTTTATTAAATGAAGCTTTGGTTGGTAATAAATCTGTGAAGCAGATCAGCAATGATTCTCTTAATCAGCTTATTGAATACGGAAATTGCATCAATGGAGCAATTTATCTCATAGACGATGGCAAATTAAAACTAAACGGTTCATTTGGTTTAGAAAATACGATGAAACAGTTCTTTGAACCAGGCGAAGGTATGGTAGGGCAGGTGTTTGTTCAGAAAAAGCCGAAAGTTTATAATGATTTAGATGAAAATGATTTTGCGGTAACTTTTGCCAGCAGTAAAGTTAAAGTAAATGCAATTCTTTTGCTTCCGGTAATGTCTGACAGACAGACGGTTGGTGTATTAGAATTAAGCTCAGCCGAAAATTTTGATCAGGATAAAATTGAATATTTTGTAGAAGGCTGCAGGAATGTTGCTATTGCGATAAGAGCTGCAAAAAGCCGTGAAAAAGAACAGCGTTTACTAGAAGAAACTCAGGCGCAATCTGAAGAGTTGCAGGTTCAGCATTCTGAGCTTGAAAATCTTAACACAGAACTTGAAGCACAGACTCAAAAACTTCAGGCTTCGGAAGAAGAACTGAAAGTGCAGCAGGAAGAGCTGATGCAAACCAACACCGAGTTGGAAGAACGTTCAAAATTACTCGAAGAAAAGAATCAGCTCATTGCAGAAAGAAATATTGAAATTCAAAGAAAAGCAGAAGAATTAGCATTAAGTACACAATATAAATCTGAGTTTTTGGCTAATATGTCGCACGAACTGCGTACACCTTTAAATTCTATCTTACTTCTTTCTCGTCTGATGGCAGAAAATCCGGATGAAAATTTAAATGAAGATCAGATAGAATCTGCGAAAGTGATCCAAAGTTCCGGAAGCAGTTTGTTGACTTTGATTGATGAGATTTTAGATTTAGCCAAAATAGAATCTGGCAAAATGTCTCTTGAGTACCAGAATATTGAAATCGGTGAAGTTGTAAAAGATCTTAAAAATTTGATGAATCCTTTAGTTAAAGAAAAAGGAATTGAATTTAACATCAATATAGAAAATGATTTGGAGAAAACCCTTGAAACTGACCGTTTACGTTTGGATCAGGTGTTGAGAAATCTCTTATCTAATGCATTAAAATTTACCAAGGAAGGAAGCGTAGAGTTAAATATCAAAAAAGACCCAAAAAACAGCGATTTTATAGTCTTCTCGGTAAAAGATACGGGAATCGGAATTCCCGATGATAAACAGAAAATCATCTTTGAGGCCTTCCAGCAAGCTGATGGATCTACGCAACGTAAATTCGGAGGTACAGGATTGGGATTATCGATCAGTCGTGAGATTGCTAAATTATTAGGAGGTTATTTAGACCTAAAAAGTAAGGTCGGCGAAGGAAGTGAATTCAGTCTCATCATTCCGAAAAATGAGAAATTGAAGGTAATCACAGCCAGTTCAAATACCAGTTCTGATCAAAATTTATTGGATGTGATTCTTGAGGATGTTGAAGAAATAAAACATATCATAGATTCTGACGAGCACAATATTTCTGAGATCATCAATCATTTGGAAATACCTGATGATGTGGAGGATGACCGAGAAAATATTTCAAAAGATGATAAGGTGATTCTCATCGTAGAAGATGATACAAATTTTGCAAAAGCTCTATTGAAATATGCAAGACTCCAGAATTATAAAGGAGTTGTAGTTGTACGTGGAGATTTGGCTTTGTCTGCGGCGATGCAATACCATCCGAATGCAATTTTACTGGATGTTCAGCTTCCTGTGAAAGATGGCTGGAAGGTAATGGATGAGCTGAAATCTAATCCGCATACAAAACCGATTCCGGTTCATATGATGTCATCACTTCATGTAAAACAGGAAAGTCTGATGAAAGGGGCTATCGATTTTATCAACAAACCGGTTGCTTTAGAACAAATGACAGACGTTTTCAAAAAGATTGAAGAAGCGTTGCAGAAGTCTCCCCAAAAAGTTTTAATTGTAGAAGAAAATGCTAAGCATGCAAGTGCATTATCCTACTTCCTAAGTAACTTTGATATCTCATTATCAGTTGAAGATAACGTAGAAGACAGTGTGAGAGCGTTCAATACAGATGGAGTAGACTGTGTAATTTTAGATATTGGCGCAAACAGGAGAAATGCCTATAAAATTATAGAATCTATCAAAAGCTATGAAGGATTAGAAAATCTGCCGATCATTATATTTACCGAAAGAAATCTTTCTACATCCGAAGAGCTGAAAATAAGGCAGTACGCAGATTCAATTGTTGTAAAAACTGCTCATTCTTATCAGAGAATTTTAGATGAAGTAGGGTTGTTTTTGCATTTGGTAGAAGAAAAAAACAGCTCGGTTGAAACGATAAGAAATAAAACTTTAGGTTCATTAACTGAGGTTTTGAGCGGTAAAAAAATACTGATCACCGATGACGATGTGAGAAATATTTTTTCTCTTACGAAAGCTTTAGAAAAGTATAAAGTTGAAGTTGTTTTGGCGATGGATGGCGTTCAGGCTTTAGAACAGATCAAAGAACATCCTGATGTAGATGTTGTTTTGATGGATATGATGATGCCGAATATGGATGGCTACGAAACCATTCAGGAAATCAGGAAAATGCCAAAATTCAGGAGACTTCCTATCATTGCTGTCACCGCAAAATCGATGATTGGTGACCGTGACAAATGTATCGAAGCAGGCGCTTCAGATTACATTACAAAGCCTGTGGATATCGATCAGTTGCTGTCTCTCCTTCGGGTTTGGTTATATGAAAGTTAA
- a CDS encoding response regulator, producing MNKKILIVDDDPRNIFALKLTLKARGFQMETSTMAQEAIQILKNNPDIGVVLMDMMMPDMDGYEALRIINKTPSIQHIPVIAVTAQAMEEDRQKCLDAGARDYVKKPIDVDKLLTAIEKLS from the coding sequence ATGAACAAGAAAATTTTGATTGTGGATGATGATCCGCGAAATATATTTGCTTTAAAACTAACACTGAAAGCTCGCGGTTTTCAGATGGAAACGTCTACAATGGCACAAGAAGCGATTCAGATTTTAAAGAATAATCCCGACATCGGCGTAGTACTGATGGATATGATGATGCCCGATATGGATGGTTATGAAGCTTTAAGAATCATAAATAAAACCCCCTCGATACAACATATTCCTGTAATTGCAGTAACTGCGCAGGCAATGGAAGAAGACCGCCAAAAGTGTCTGGATGCTGGTGCGAGAGATTATGTGAAAAAACCGATCGATGTAGATAAATTATTAACCGCTATCGAAAAACTGTCGTAA
- a CDS encoding CheR family methyltransferase: MLEPSIVKDQEIEFLIKDVYDLYGYDFSMYSRASFKRRVNRICLIDRFTSFAELRYTIINDPDYLKHFIEEITVNVTEMFRDPYFFKKLREEILPQLGTYPLIRIWVAGCSTGEEAYSMAILLKEANLYHKCLIYGTDINPSVLETARSGVFPMNQMKVYSENYIQSGGKEDFSDYYTANYDSARFDKSLQEKLILSTHNLVSDSSFNSFQLIICRNVMIYFEKALQERVFHLFDASLENLGYLALGSKETLRFSNLDKFYHQIEDQKIWKKLDPN; this comes from the coding sequence ATGCTGGAACCGAGTATCGTAAAAGACCAGGAAATTGAATTTCTCATAAAAGACGTGTACGACCTGTACGGATACGATTTTTCTATGTACAGCAGAGCTTCTTTTAAAAGACGTGTGAACAGGATTTGCCTTATCGACCGTTTTACAAGCTTTGCCGAATTACGATATACGATTATTAACGATCCGGATTATCTAAAGCATTTCATTGAAGAAATTACGGTGAATGTAACAGAAATGTTCCGCGATCCTTATTTTTTCAAAAAATTAAGGGAAGAAATTTTACCTCAGCTGGGAACTTATCCTCTGATAAGAATCTGGGTTGCGGGTTGCTCTACCGGTGAAGAAGCGTACTCTATGGCCATTTTGTTGAAAGAGGCCAATCTTTATCATAAATGTCTGATTTACGGAACAGACATTAATCCGTCAGTTTTAGAAACGGCAAGATCAGGCGTTTTTCCGATGAATCAAATGAAAGTGTATTCCGAAAATTATATACAGTCTGGTGGTAAAGAAGATTTTTCAGATTATTATACAGCAAATTACGACAGCGCGAGATTTGATAAAAGTCTTCAGGAAAAATTAATTTTATCAACTCATAATCTGGTCTCAGACAGCTCGTTCAACAGTTTTCAGCTGATTATCTGCAGAAATGTGATGATTTATTTTGAAAAGGCTTTGCAGGAAAGAGTTTTTCATCTTTTTGACGCAAGTCTGGAGAATCTTGGTTATTTGGCTTTAGGATCAAAGGAAACTCTTCGGTTTTCAAATTTAGATAAATTTTATCATCAGATAGAAGATCAGAAGATCTGGAAAAAACTTGATCCTAATTAA
- a CDS encoding chemotaxis protein CheB, translating into METSEKTELVVIGGSAGSLQVILAMIKNLNENLGFPVLLVVHRKAYSTSILPTLLQQFTSMEVIEIEDKTEIFKNKIYIVPADYHLLFEDKKTVSLDSSEKMNYSRPSIDVTFKSAAETFGEHLVGVLLSGANADGVEGLNYIKKNNGKVWVQDPDTAEVDYMPRQATVRVEYDLLIEQKNLAEYVNNLNRTK; encoded by the coding sequence ATGGAAACATCAGAAAAAACAGAATTAGTGGTCATTGGAGGATCTGCAGGAAGTCTGCAGGTTATTCTGGCGATGATTAAAAATCTGAACGAAAACTTAGGTTTTCCGGTTTTGTTGGTGGTTCACAGAAAGGCTTATTCCACGAGTATTTTGCCAACATTACTGCAGCAATTTACTTCAATGGAAGTTATTGAGATTGAGGATAAAACTGAAATTTTTAAAAATAAAATTTATATAGTTCCCGCAGATTATCACTTGCTTTTTGAAGATAAAAAAACGGTTTCTCTAGACAGTTCAGAAAAAATGAATTACTCCAGACCGTCTATTGATGTCACCTTCAAATCTGCCGCCGAGACTTTCGGTGAACATTTGGTAGGAGTTCTTCTTTCGGGAGCCAACGCAGATGGAGTGGAAGGTCTCAATTATATTAAAAAAAACAATGGCAAAGTGTGGGTTCAAGATCCGGATACTGCAGAAGTAGATTATATGCCAAGACAAGCAACCGTACGAGTAGAATACGATTTGCTGATCGAGCAGAAGAATCTTGCAGAATATGTAAATAATTTAAATAGAACTAAATAG
- a CDS encoding response regulator gives MNRKKILIFDDDKVILEVISIIFEEGGYDVEISETSHDIIQKVSQFQPDVILMDNWIPNIGGVEATKLLKSHDDYKHIPVIYVTANNDIVALAKSAQADDYVAKPFNLEDLEEKVAKHIKD, from the coding sequence ATGAACAGAAAGAAAATTTTGATTTTTGATGACGATAAAGTTATTCTCGAAGTGATCAGTATTATTTTTGAGGAAGGCGGTTATGATGTCGAAATTTCAGAAACCTCACACGATATTATACAAAAGGTTTCGCAGTTTCAGCCGGATGTAATTTTGATGGACAACTGGATTCCGAATATCGGTGGTGTAGAAGCAACCAAACTTTTAAAGAGTCATGATGACTACAAACACATTCCCGTCATCTATGTGACGGCTAATAACGACATTGTAGCTCTTGCTAAAAGTGCGCAGGCTGATGATTATGTCGCAAAACCTTTTAATCTTGAAGATCTTGAAGAAAAGGTAGCAAAACATATAAAAGACTAA